Part of the Pyrobaculum calidifontis JCM 11548 genome, AGAATCTCCACAGCCGCCATTAGAGTGCCGAGAACGGCCAAGACGCAGGCAGAGCGGAGGAGCACCGGGTTCAGCCTCATGTCGAGCTCCCGCGTCACCACGAACACGGCAAGGCCCATTATGAAGAACGCCGTCCACAATATCGCCAAGGCAGTGCCGTGTAGCGTCAGCCCGCTGTAGTAGAGCTCGGGCGTCTCCAACTGCGGCATGCCGGGGGCCCTGGACAACACTTGCAGAAATCCAAAGAGGCCGCCCAGCAGAAGCATTATGTAGCTAAACGTTATCGCCACCTTGGCGAATCTGTCCTCGAATACAAACTTTGTTGTAGTAGCCATAAGTATAAGAGAATTGGAATTTAAAAATTTTTCGTTTAAGAGGACCTCTCAATTATTACGTAGCCATACATGTTTTGATGTCCAGCACCGCAGTACTCGTTGCAGATCATTAGATACGTCCCCTTGGCGTTGGGCGGGACTCTCCAAGTGATCTCAGCCACGTAGCCTGGGAAAACCATCACGTTGACGTTAGTCCCCACTATCTGGAAGCCGTGGATCACGTCGACTGAGGTAAGCCTAAACTTCACCTCCACTGGATCCTTGAGCACTATCTTGTTGGGAAACCACGACCACATCTTGCCAATCAGCGTGACCTCGTACTTGCCGGGGGCCACCTCTCTCACCCCAGGCTTCAGCTCCTCTAGCGCGCGCTGGGGGTTGACCATCTGCACATCGCCGCCGGGGACCTGTAGCCCAATTACCCAGGCGGCGTAGGCCAGAGCCGCCAGGAATACGACTACCATGGCTGCGACGATGCCGGCCCAGATCTTCTCCTCCTTGTGAATCGTCATACTACCCCACAATGCCTCTACTCAGCGTTATTGCATATATGACAAACCACAGCACCGCGAATATTGCGCCATAGATCAAAATAGTCGCCAGAGCACCCCTCGCCTCTACTTCTTCTGGCATGTTATACCCGAAAACCTTTCATTTTTAAAGTTTTTCCCATATCAAAACAAAACATTTTTCTTGATCTATACAGAATAAAACTTTACATTTATATTTACTTTTATATTCATATGTGTTAGATTATGTGCTCATGTACATGCGCTTGTTTTGAGAAAAGCTTTTTTGTAGTAGACTTTTTGATCCCATGCGCTTGAATTTCCCCCTGCTCCTCTTGGCCTTGGCCGCCTTCGCGCTGGCGGCCTTTTTAGCGTTTGCAAAGCCGTATGTTAAAGACGCCTACCTCACCTTTGTGCCCCCCGACATGGGGATGGTCTTGTTTACCTTTGTCAACCCATCGCCCCGGCCCGTGTGCATCGTGGAGGTCTCCGTCGGCGGCAGGCCCGCGGAGCTTCACAAGACGGAGTTTAACGGCACTCACGCGGCCATGGTGCCCGTGGACAGAGTATGCGCGGGGCCCTTCTCCACTCTCCAGTTCACCACCTTGGGGTACCACGTCATGTTCTACGGCAACGCCTCGCGCGTAGCGGACGTGGTGCTCCGCCTAGACGACG contains:
- a CDS encoding cytochrome c oxidase subunit II encodes the protein MTIHKEEKIWAGIVAAMVVVFLAALAYAAWVIGLQVPGGDVQMVNPQRALEELKPGVREVAPGKYEVTLIGKMWSWFPNKIVLKDPVEVKFRLTSVDVIHGFQIVGTNVNVMVFPGYVAEITWRVPPNAKGTYLMICNEYCGAGHQNMYGYVIIERSS
- a CDS encoding cytochrome c oxidase subunit 2A gives rise to the protein MPEEVEARGALATILIYGAIFAVLWFVIYAITLSRGIVG
- a CDS encoding copper chaperone PCu(A)C, which codes for MRLNFPLLLLALAAFALAAFLAFAKPYVKDAYLTFVPPDMGMVLFTFVNPSPRPVCIVEVSVGGRPAELHKTEFNGTHAAMVPVDRVCAGPFSTLQFTTLGYHVMFYGNASRVADVVLRLDDGSAISFVAEFREAGGVHVH